ACGCTTCTATCCATCATAGTACACCGGAGATGGTGGTTCAACCTCGCAACACTGAACAGGTCTCCGAATTGGTGGCCTATGCCAACCAGCGTCGCATCCCCATAGTCCCACGCGGGGCAGGAACCGGTCTCTGTGGAGGGGCAGTCCCGCTTAAAGGCGGAATCGTCATCGACATGACCAAAATGAATTTGATAAAAGAGATTAGAATTGAGGATTTAAATTGCACATGCCAATCTGGAGTGGTGTACGATCGTCTGATGGAAGCTCTGGCTCAATTCAAATTTTCCATACCCACAGCTCCAGGCAGTTCCGAGGCTTGCACTATTGGAGGCATGATCGCCGCAAACGCCTCGGGAATGAGGGCCATAAAATACGGGGCGATGCGAGATTATGTGCTTGGGTTAGAGGTGGTCCTGCCCACAGGAGAGGTGGTACACCTCGGCACCAAGACTTTGAAGAATTCATCGGGCTATCAGCTTGAACGCTTGTTCGTAGGGAGCGAAGGCACATTAGGAGTAATAACTGAAGCGACGCTTAGAATAGTGCCAAAGGCTAAAAAAGCGGCAATGGTCGTGGCGGCATTCGATACTTTGGAAAAAGCGGGAAGGTGTGTTTCTAATATAGTCGCCAAACCTTTGATTCCTTCCGCAATAGAATTGATGGATTCTACATGCATCAAAGCGGTAAACAAAACCGTGCGAGCAGGATTTCCCGATGTCGAGGCCCTTTGCATGATAGAGGTCGACGGCGAACCAGAGATAGTATCCAAAGAGGCTAAGATGGTGCAGCAAATATGCTTGGAAACAGGTTCCTCGGATGTGGAAATGTCGGACGACTCAAAACAGATGGCAAGATGGACCCAGGGCAGGAAGAGCGTCATGACAGCGCTCTCACGTTACGGTGAAGGTTACGTCTCAGTCTCTTTGGCTGATGATATGGCTGTGCCTATCTCCAAAATCCCTCAAGCAGTTGTTGCTTTCCAGCGCATAGCATCGAAATATGACGTTATCATAGGAACCTATGGTCATGCTGGTGACGGCAACTTGCATACCAAGATGCTTCTCGACCCCACCTCAAAGCAGCATTGGGAAAAGGCAGAGAAGGCCGTTAGCGAGATCTATGAGACGGTCATATCATTAGGTGGGACGGTGACGGGGGAGCATGGGGTTGGAATATCGAAAGCGCCCTTTATGGCTAAAGAAAGAGCCGAAGTGCTCCACACTATGCGGGCAATAAAAAACGCTCTCGATCCTAATAATATCATGAACCCTGGTAAACTTATGGAGTGGGAGGGTAGCATCATCCGCCATCTGCGCTATCCCTGTGAG
This Methanomassiliicoccales archaeon DNA region includes the following protein-coding sequences:
- a CDS encoding FAD-binding oxidoreductase, whose product is MAMDEVDIETVKSIVGEEFCSTDIATIYVYGFDASIHHSTPEMVVQPRNTEQVSELVAYANQRRIPIVPRGAGTGLCGGAVPLKGGIVIDMTKMNLIKEIRIEDLNCTCQSGVVYDRLMEALAQFKFSIPTAPGSSEACTIGGMIAANASGMRAIKYGAMRDYVLGLEVVLPTGEVVHLGTKTLKNSSGYQLERLFVGSEGTLGVITEATLRIVPKAKKAAMVVAAFDTLEKAGRCVSNIVAKPLIPSAIELMDSTCIKAVNKTVRAGFPDVEALCMIEVDGEPEIVSKEAKMVQQICLETGSSDVEMSDDSKQMARWTQGRKSVMTALSRYGEGYVSVSLADDMAVPISKIPQAVVAFQRIASKYDVIIGTYGHAGDGNLHTKMLLDPTSKQHWEKAEKAVSEIYETVISLGGTVTGEHGVGISKAPFMAKERAEVLHTMRAIKNALDPNNIMNPGKLMEWEGSIIRHLRYPCELFR